The genomic window CGCCGGAATTTCCCATACTGCTTTTCAATCCGATCCAGAAATTCCTCCAGCGTTGCGGTGTCTCTGGTATTGCCCGGATACACTTCGTAGGCCACGGGAAATCCTTCCGGCGTTAACACCAATGCCACTACCACCTGCACGCAATCCGAACGTTTGTCCCGGCTATATCCAAACCGTTTCTTACTCCCCGATCCAGTCGGAGGTGGGTCACTTTCAAAATACGTACTCGTCAAATCATACAGCAGCACATCGTACTTCGCCCCAAAGAGTTTTCCCCACTTCTCCTTTAAATAGGCAAACAACTCGTCCAGCTGGTAGGAAGGAGGCGAACCGCCTCCAACCCCCAATCGTCGCCAGATACTTTGGACAACGTGACAAAGTATCCTTTTAAACCATACGGCTTTCCCGTAGTTAGCGACCCCATAGTGTTGCTCTGGAGCAGAGAAAAGTAAACTATCATGCCTTCGCACGTGCCTTAAGAAATTCTCTTTCAAATGAGAGTAACCCCATCTTAAAGAATCGGTGTACCGGGAAACGTTTGTTGTCAGTTTTCCATTTTCTCGAAAACTTGAAACTTCTCAGTCTCATGCGTACCCAGCAGTCTAACGAGCGATATACCGTTTGTACATTGCCCAGCCGAAAATAGTTGACATGTCCCCTTATGACAGGATTTAATGTATCAATGACGGCTTGCAGGTTGACGCCTTGTGTGCGTTTGGTGATGTCTCTAACGGCGTCCTTGAGTTTGTCCAGGGATTTCATGCTTACACCCTTGTTCTTGCCCATGAAATTATATCCGAGAAACCGGAAGCCTCGTTTGAAGTTGGTGAGCCTGGTTTTATCCTCGCTCAGCTTCATTTCAAGTTTCCCTTCGATGATTTCTTTGACGTACTGAAGGGCGGTAGGGAGTTCTTCTTTTGTTTTAGTCATGACAACGAAGTCATCGGCATAGCGGACAAATTTATATCCTGCCTTTTCAAGCTCCTTGTCGATGATGTCACCGATAAGGTTTGCAAGCAAGGGAGATATGACGCCTCCTTGCGGAGTGCCTTGATTTGTCTCATGCACGATGCCGTCCTCCATGACCCCTGCCTTGAGCATGTTCTCGATACTGTTCAAAACCCATCCGTCAGCGATTTTCTCACGCAAGGAGTTCATGATAAGCTTGTGAGGTATGGTGTCATAGAACGCCTTTATATCGGCGTCCAAAATGTTCCGATACCCTTGCTGCTTATACTGTTCAATCCGTTTGATAGCATCATGACAGCATCTGTTTGGACGAAATCCAAAGCTGTTATCTGAGAATTCTTTCTCGAATATTGGCTCTATGATTTGTCTGAACGCCTGCTGTACTACCCTGTCCTTGACAATGGGAATGCCAAGAGGTCTCTTGTCATGCCTGCCTTTGGGAATGTAGCCCCTTAAGACGGGCGCAGGGTTGTATATGGCGGTTTTCAGTTCCCTGTGAATAGCTTGTAGATTATTCTCAAGGTCACTTTCAAACTGCTTAATACTTACCCTGTCGAGACCAGCCTTGCCTTTATTCTTCTTTACGTGCCCAAAAGCCGCATAAAGGTTTCTCAGACTGAATACCTTGTCTCTTAAAGAATGATACTTAAGCATCTCCCGATATGTTCCTTTTGATTGATTCCGGATAATAGACTTGTCAATCGTGTTTCCTGAGTCGAGATTCCTCCTGACAGAGGCAAAACAAGAGAGTCTCTTGCTACTACTTGCCCATGCAAAGAGTCTCTTTTCTCATGGAACGTATTCAATCTACCACGTTTCATCAACTCCACTACGGTTATGCCCCTTCATTCCTGGTACACACCAGAAACTATTATGAGCACTGCTGACGACTTCAAAGACAGACCTGTGAGAGCCAGTCGTCCGTCACCATCTCATACAGCTTGGATTTCGGATTTCCCTTATACCTCGCTGTTAGGGAATTTCTTCCCAAGACGTAAGTCCTCCCCCGGTCATATGAATTACCCCTTTTCCCTTCGTGATGTATGTTCAAACGCATTATCCAGAGATGTTTTCACCAGGTCTTTTTTTTTTTGACATCTCCAACAAGGACATTGTCAGTGCTTCACTGAGAAAGGGCAGTTGGCACGAACTAACACGCCATACTCATACACCCCAAAAGGTCGTCTGTACCTCGTAACTCCGTCATACCCCTCACGGGAATACGCTATCCTTCTACGCACACGGATTGCTCCTTTGTATACGCATAGGTACAAACTTCTCTACGAGGATCTAGGCTCGCAGAGGTGATATTTTCAACCACT from Candidatus Brocadia sp. includes these protein-coding regions:
- the ltrA gene encoding group II intron reverse transcriptase/maturase translates to MLKYHSLRDKVFSLRNLYAAFGHVKKNKGKAGLDRVSIKQFESDLENNLQAIHRELKTAIYNPAPVLRGYIPKGRHDKRPLGIPIVKDRVVQQAFRQIIEPIFEKEFSDNSFGFRPNRCCHDAIKRIEQYKQQGYRNILDADIKAFYDTIPHKLIMNSLREKIADGWVLNSIENMLKAGVMEDGIVHETNQGTPQGGVISPLLANLIGDIIDKELEKAGYKFVRYADDFVVMTKTKEELPTALQYVKEIIEGKLEMKLSEDKTRLTNFKRGFRFLGYNFMGKNKGVSMKSLDKLKDAVRDITKRTQGVNLQAVIDTLNPVIRGHVNYFRLGNVQTVYRSLDCWVRMRLRSFKFSRKWKTDNKRFPVHRFFKMGLLSFEREFLKARAKA